A single genomic interval of Aedes aegypti strain LVP_AGWG chromosome 1, AaegL5.0 Primary Assembly, whole genome shotgun sequence harbors:
- the LOC5568364 gene encoding uncharacterized protein LOC5568364 — MFKQHLEMIGSYEPISKKARFFNTYLKSLKGSQDIMAKEKKTYGSYESSSIYSDSEHAVDRIHSPGYHYNTVSKDTYGVTPRKLNVRDFAVRR; from the exons ATGTTCAAGCAGCACCTGGAAATGATCGGAAGCTACGAGCCCATCAGCAAGAAGGCTCGCTTCTTCAACACTTACCTGAAGTCCCTGAAGG GATCCCAGGACATCATGGCCAAGGAGAAGAAGACCTACGGATCTTACGAGAGCTCGAGCATCTACTCCGACTCTGAACACGCCGTTGACCGCATCCACTCCCCTGGATACCACTACAACACCGTCAGCAAGGACACCTACGGAGTCACCCCCAGGAAACTGAACGTGCGCGACTTTGCTGTCCGT CGCTAG